A stretch of Brassica rapa cultivar Chiifu-401-42 chromosome A08, CAAS_Brap_v3.01, whole genome shotgun sequence DNA encodes these proteins:
- the LOC103834081 gene encoding receptor-like protein 51, translating into MKPLSPSLPLLLLLLLSSTTFAAPSLSPTPSPTISPIPRTSPRTSSSPLDPKHLKALESLNIPTAKNPCDHRPTSKPPSTVVTCDAGSPFRLVTSLSFTNCSSDLSISSAALRALSPSLASLSFLNCPSLSPPPRLPTSLRSFTATSSFLRRRKGLSGVYLARLVNLTDLTVSSVPVSTSGLFVILGNMDKIVSLTVSHANLSGNIPKSLHSNLTFIDLSDNLIKGSIPTSITQLSNLKSLNLSSNSISGEIPDSIGDLISLKNMSLSSNKLSGPIPDSISSLPDLTHLDLSGNQLNGTVPRFITKMKSLKHLNLANNNFRGVLPFNASFLKKLEVFKVGGNSDLCYNRTVLSSKMKLGIAQCDKHGLPLSPPPQKEDSSSDYDYGSEDETSVKKKEESRGPNKVVLGVSIGLASLVFLIIFLILCAKWCG; encoded by the coding sequence ATGAAACCTCTGTCACCGTCATTACCGttactcctcctcctcctcctctcatCCACTACCTTCGCCGCTCCTTCCCTCTCCCCGACTCCTTCTCCAACCATCTCTCCCATTCCTCGAACCTCTCCTCGCACCTCCTCTTCCCCATTAGACCCAAAACACCTCAAAGCCCTCGAATCCCTCAACATCCCCACCGCCAAAAACCCCTGCGACCACCGTCCCACCTCCAAACCCCCCTCCACCGTCGTCACCTGCGACGCCGGCTCCCCATTCCGCCTCGTCACATCCCTCTCCTTCACAAACTGCTCCTCCGACCTCTCCATCTCCTCCGCAGCCCTCAGAGCCCTCTCCCCCTCCCTCGCCTCCCTCTCTTTCCTCAACTGCCCTTCCCTCTCCCCTCCTCCTCGCCTCCCCACCTCCCTCCGCTCCTTCACCGCCACCTCCTCCTTCCTCCGCCGCCGCAAAGGCCTCTCCGGAGTCTACCTAGCTCGCCTCGTCAACCTCACCGACCTCACCGTCTCCTCCGTCCCCGTCTCCACCTCCGGTCTCTTCGTCATCCTCGGAAACATGGACAAGATCGTCTCCCTCACCGTCTCACACGCCAATCTCTCCGGCAACATCCCTAAGTCCCTCCACTCGAATCTCACATTCATCGACTTATCAGACAACCTCATCAAAGGCTCAATCCCCACTTCGATCACTCAACTCTCCAACCTCAAATCTCTAAACTTGTCCTCAAACTCCATCTCCGGCGAGATCCCCGACAGCATCGGCGACCTAATCTCCTTAAAGAACATGTCTTTATCCTCAAACAAGCTCTCCGGACCAATCCCTGACTCGATCTCCTCCCTTCCAGACCTCACCCACTTAGATCTGAGCGGAAACCAGCTAAACGGCACCGTTCCGAGGTTCATCACCAAGATGAAGAGCCTCAAGCACTTGAATCTCGCTAACAATAACTTCCGTGGAGTTCTTCCGTTCAATGCGAGCTTCTTGAAGAAGCTTGAGGTGTTTAAAGTGGGAGGGAACAGTGATCTCTGTTACAACCGCACTGTGCTGTCTTCGAAGATGAAGTTAGGGATTGCTCAGTGTGATAAACACGGGTTGCCTTTGTCTCCGCCGCCGCAGAAGGAGGATTCGAGTTCTGATTATGATTACGGTAGTGAAGATGAGACtagtgtgaagaagaaggaagagagTCGTGGTCCTAATAAGGTTGTGCTTGGTGTTTCCATTGGACTTGCTTCGCTTGTGTTCTTGATCATTTTCTTGATCCTTTGCGCCAAATGGTGTGGTTGA